A window of the Gordonia humi genome harbors these coding sequences:
- a CDS encoding ABC transporter permease — protein sequence MTESSGAAVPNRFPAGTFTPRPSPAPLVRMLAAQTRMELTLLLRNGEQLLLTLFIPITLLIGLSVLPIDTGSGDTAAARATTFVPAILAVAIMSTAFTGQAIAVGFDRRYGALKRLGATPIPRWGVIAGKSGAVVIVVILQSLIIGVIGLALGWRPSIVGLALGAIVIALGTVAFATLGLLLGGTMKAEVVLALGNLIWFVLLGLAGLVVFDEHVPDAVHWAARCSPSGALTEALVRALDSSVDFFGIGVLAAWAVVGGALAVRWFRFQ from the coding sequence GTCCCCCGCTCCGCTGGTCAGGATGCTGGCCGCGCAGACCCGGATGGAACTGACCCTGCTCCTGCGCAACGGCGAGCAGCTCCTGCTGACCCTGTTCATTCCGATCACCCTGCTCATCGGACTCAGCGTGCTGCCGATCGACACCGGCTCCGGCGACACCGCGGCCGCCCGCGCGACGACCTTCGTCCCGGCGATCCTCGCCGTCGCCATCATGTCGACCGCGTTCACCGGCCAGGCCATCGCCGTCGGCTTCGACCGCCGGTACGGGGCGTTGAAGAGACTCGGCGCGACGCCGATCCCCCGGTGGGGGGTCATCGCGGGCAAATCCGGCGCCGTCGTCATCGTGGTGATCCTGCAGTCGCTGATCATCGGCGTCATCGGCTTGGCGCTCGGCTGGCGACCGTCGATCGTCGGACTGGCGCTCGGCGCGATCGTCATCGCCCTCGGAACCGTCGCCTTCGCGACCCTCGGCCTGCTCCTCGGCGGGACCATGAAGGCCGAGGTGGTCCTGGCGCTGGGCAATCTCATCTGGTTCGTCCTCCTCGGGCTCGCCGGCCTGGTGGTCTTCGACGAGCACGTCCCCGACGCCGTGCACTGGGCGGCGCGCTGCAGTCCGTCCGGTGCTCTCACCGAAGCGCTCGTCCGGGCACTCGACTCCTCGGTGGACTTTTTCGGTATCGGCGTCCTGGCGGCCTGGGCCGTCGTCGGCGGCGCCCTCGCAGTGAGGTGGTTCCGTTTCCAATGA
- a CDS encoding COX15/CtaA family protein encodes MTDAATRPSVLGSWAGFKNPTQRFLYGWAVADLAVNILLVVTGGAVRVTDSGLGCPTWPQCTSGSLTPHAAMGVHGVIEFGNRMLTWVLVIVAIAAFVAAWRRRPVDRLSRRLTLGIGLGVPLQAVVGGVTVLTSLNPWVVSFHFLATMLIISLASWLVVHTRPVLRTDTPAPAPELISRIVVVAAWVVYAVTWVTVYLGTVVTGSGPHAGDIDSKRNGLQPTQATQLHVDAVWTLVGITAGLILVAVVAKLAMRRAAVVFGGIIVLQGLIGYIQYATNLPEWMVVLHMFGSALLMVGATYLLVSATRAHRAASVSGVI; translated from the coding sequence ATGACCGACGCAGCAACGAGACCGTCCGTGCTCGGCTCGTGGGCCGGGTTCAAGAACCCGACCCAGCGGTTCCTGTACGGCTGGGCCGTCGCCGACCTCGCCGTCAACATCCTGCTCGTCGTGACCGGCGGCGCGGTGCGTGTCACCGATTCCGGGCTCGGTTGTCCCACCTGGCCGCAGTGCACGTCCGGCTCCCTCACCCCCCACGCCGCGATGGGCGTTCACGGAGTGATCGAGTTCGGCAACAGGATGCTGACGTGGGTCCTCGTGATCGTCGCAATCGCAGCGTTCGTCGCGGCCTGGCGGCGTCGACCGGTCGACCGGCTCTCTCGCCGACTCACCCTCGGCATCGGACTCGGCGTCCCCCTGCAGGCCGTGGTGGGCGGCGTCACCGTGCTCACGAGTCTGAACCCGTGGGTCGTCTCGTTCCACTTCCTGGCGACGATGCTGATCATCTCGCTGGCCTCGTGGCTGGTGGTCCACACACGTCCGGTTCTGCGGACGGACACCCCGGCACCGGCTCCCGAGCTCATCTCGCGAATCGTCGTCGTGGCGGCGTGGGTGGTGTACGCCGTCACCTGGGTCACCGTGTATCTCGGCACCGTGGTCACCGGCTCCGGTCCGCACGCCGGTGACATCGATTCCAAACGCAACGGTCTGCAGCCCACTCAGGCCACCCAGCTGCACGTCGACGCGGTGTGGACCCTCGTCGGCATCACTGCGGGCCTGATCCTCGTCGCCGTGGTCGCGAAGCTCGCGATGCGCCGCGCAGCGGTCGTCTTCGGCGGGATCATCGTGCTCCAGGGCCTGATCGGCTACATCCAGTACGCGACGAACCTGCCCGAGTGGATGGTGGTCCTGCACATGTTCGGCAGCGCGCTCCTCATGGTCGGCGCCACGTACCTGCTGGTGTCGGCGACGCGCGCCCACCGCGCCGCGAGCGTGAGCGGCGTCATCTGA
- a CDS encoding TetR/AcrR family transcriptional regulator, translating into MPDPSSRAAVLTAILEIVDDRGLDSVSFREVAAAAGVSIGTVQYYCRSKDEMLRAAYEHIAERLAARVVAVAAPTVREHIDLVARELLPLDPERTAESRVYLAFAARAATSPSLRAVQHRILGSLRDGLVDAFAHAVAEGSARPDLDPRVAAVTTAALVDGLLLHRLTDPDEVTPATVTDALDAHLSGLLPIE; encoded by the coding sequence ATGCCCGATCCGTCGTCACGCGCCGCGGTACTGACCGCGATCCTCGAGATCGTCGACGACCGCGGCCTCGACTCGGTCAGCTTCCGCGAGGTGGCCGCGGCGGCGGGGGTGTCGATCGGAACCGTGCAGTACTACTGCCGCTCCAAGGACGAGATGCTGCGAGCCGCCTACGAGCACATCGCCGAACGGTTGGCCGCGCGTGTCGTCGCCGTCGCCGCGCCGACCGTCCGCGAGCACATCGACCTCGTCGCCCGCGAGTTGCTCCCCCTCGATCCGGAGCGGACCGCCGAGTCCCGCGTGTATCTCGCGTTCGCCGCGCGCGCCGCGACGTCGCCCTCGCTGCGCGCGGTGCAGCATCGGATCCTCGGCTCGTTACGAGACGGGCTCGTCGACGCGTTCGCCCACGCCGTGGCGGAGGGCTCGGCTCGGCCGGACCTCGACCCACGGGTGGCCGCCGTCACGACTGCGGCGCTCGTCGACGGTCTGCTGTTGCACCGACTCACCGACCCCGACGAGGTGACACCCGCGACGGTCACCGACGCGCTCGACGCGCACCTGTCCGGACTGCTGCCGATCGAGTGA
- a CDS encoding zinc-binding dehydrogenase — MRAIHVTRHGGPEVLATVEVDDPVPGPDDLSVRVRAAGVNFIDTYLREGRYASSPPYIPGAEGAGEVIGVGANVTGFAVGDRVAWPDAPGSYAELVTLPAAKALHIPDGVSDEVAGGAVLRGLTVHYLLDGSAHPTAGDTILVHAGAGGIGSILTQWATARDITVIATVSSDEKESLARAAGAAHVLRYDEDIAGRVREITGGAGVAVAYDGVGAATFDASIAATAVRGTVVLFGAASGPVPPFDLQRLNAAGSLSVTRPTLAHFIADPDEFARRAADYFGAIADGTLRVTVGQTFPLARAADAHRALEARATTGATALIP, encoded by the coding sequence GTGCGCGCGATACACGTCACCCGCCACGGCGGGCCCGAAGTCCTGGCCACCGTCGAGGTCGACGACCCCGTACCCGGTCCGGACGATCTGTCGGTCCGGGTCCGAGCGGCCGGCGTCAACTTCATCGACACCTACCTCCGCGAGGGACGGTATGCGTCGTCTCCCCCGTACATCCCCGGTGCAGAGGGTGCGGGCGAGGTGATCGGCGTCGGCGCGAATGTGACCGGATTCGCGGTCGGCGACCGGGTCGCCTGGCCGGACGCACCCGGCTCGTACGCCGAGCTGGTGACGCTTCCCGCGGCCAAGGCCCTGCACATCCCCGACGGCGTGAGCGACGAGGTGGCCGGCGGCGCCGTCCTGCGCGGGCTGACCGTGCACTACCTCCTCGACGGCAGCGCGCACCCGACGGCCGGCGACACGATCCTCGTCCACGCCGGGGCGGGCGGAATCGGCTCGATCCTCACCCAATGGGCGACGGCACGCGACATCACCGTGATCGCCACCGTGTCCTCCGATGAGAAGGAGTCCCTCGCGCGCGCGGCGGGCGCCGCTCACGTCCTGCGCTACGACGAGGACATCGCGGGCCGAGTCCGTGAGATCACCGGCGGCGCGGGCGTCGCCGTGGCCTACGACGGTGTCGGTGCCGCGACGTTCGACGCGTCGATCGCCGCCACCGCGGTCCGAGGCACCGTCGTCCTGTTCGGCGCGGCGAGCGGCCCGGTGCCGCCGTTCGACCTCCAGCGACTCAACGCGGCGGGATCGCTGTCGGTGACGCGGCCGACGCTCGCGCACTTCATCGCCGATCCGGACGAGTTCGCCCGGCGCGCCGCCGACTACTTCGGGGCCATCGCCGACGGCACCCTCCGCGTGACTGTCGGCCAGACGTTCCCGCTCGCCCGGGCCGCCGACGCGCACCGTGCACTCGAGGCGCGGGCGACCACCGGTGCGACGGCGTTGATCCCGTGA
- a CDS encoding heme o synthase: MGLAESADADVTESTAWSRVKATVLAYIALTKPRVIELLLVSTIPVMLQAHRGHIDIWLIIVTVIGGWLGAASANSLNMVADADIDQKMKRTQKRPLARRAVPIRNVLIYGIVLAAASFVVLYFGTVDDQGDRSFLPSILVLITIGFYVFVYTLILKRRTWQNVIWGGAAGCMPALVGWAAVTHSLSWQPFVLFLVVFFWTPPHTWALAMRYREDYRAAGVPMLPVIASDEKVTFQMLVYTVLTVITSLFLIPVTSWIYLVVTLASGVWFTWWVAKLYAQTRAGVELKPLKIFLVSNEYLALLFCGLAVDAVINLPDIASYF; encoded by the coding sequence GTGGGACTCGCCGAGAGCGCCGATGCCGACGTGACTGAGTCCACCGCTTGGTCGCGGGTGAAGGCCACGGTCCTCGCCTACATCGCACTCACCAAGCCCCGCGTCATCGAGCTCCTGCTCGTGTCGACGATCCCGGTGATGCTGCAGGCGCACCGCGGTCACATCGACATCTGGCTGATCATCGTCACCGTGATCGGCGGCTGGCTGGGCGCGGCGAGCGCCAACAGTCTCAACATGGTGGCCGACGCCGACATCGATCAGAAGATGAAGCGCACGCAGAAGCGTCCGCTCGCCCGCCGCGCCGTGCCCATCCGGAACGTGCTGATCTACGGGATCGTGCTCGCGGCGGCGTCGTTCGTGGTCTTGTACTTCGGCACCGTCGACGACCAGGGCGACCGGTCGTTCCTCCCGTCGATCCTCGTGTTGATCACGATCGGCTTCTACGTCTTCGTGTACACACTGATCCTCAAGCGTCGCACCTGGCAGAACGTGATCTGGGGCGGAGCGGCGGGTTGTATGCCCGCGCTGGTCGGCTGGGCGGCGGTGACGCATTCGCTCAGCTGGCAGCCGTTCGTGCTGTTCCTGGTCGTGTTCTTCTGGACCCCGCCGCACACGTGGGCGCTGGCGATGCGTTACCGCGAGGACTACCGCGCGGCCGGGGTACCGATGCTCCCGGTGATCGCCTCCGACGAGAAGGTCACGTTTCAGATGCTCGTGTACACGGTACTGACCGTGATCACGTCGCTGTTCCTGATTCCGGTGACCAGTTGGATCTACCTGGTCGTCACGCTCGCATCGGGTGTCTGGTTCACCTGGTGGGTCGCCAAGCTGTACGCGCAGACCCGTGCGGGCGTCGAACTCAAGCCGCTCAAGATCTTCCTCGTCTCCAACGAGTACCTGGCTCTGCTGTTCTGCGGTCTGGCCGTCGATGCGGTCATCAACCTGCCGGACATCGCCAGTTACTTCTGA